The Streptomyces sp. NBC_01298 genome contains the following window.
CGCGTCGGTAAACCTGACTCTACGGGAGTACGGCGAGCAGATGCAAATCGGTTAACCGGGGGTCTACGCGGATAGCTCCTCGGCAAGCGCCTCGCGCAGTCGGGCCGCCCGCTCGGAGACCTCCGCGGGGCCCAGTTCCATGGCGCGCACGCACCACTTCTGGCCCTCCGTCAGGTCTCCCTGCCGGGCCGCGAGCAGGCCCAGCCGCAGCGCCGCCCGCCCGTGACCGGCCACCGCCGCCCGGGTCCACCACAGCGCCGCCTCGGGCTCGTTGCCCTCGCGGGCCAGCAGCAGCCCCAGGTTGAAGGCGCCGTTGCGCGAGCCGGCCTCCGCCGCCTCCCGGTACCACCGCGCCGCGGCCCCCAGCTCGCCCCGCGCGGCGGCCAGCATGCCGACCCGGACCTGCGCACGCCGGTGCCCCAGCTCGGCGGCCCGCTCGTACCACTCCTCGCTCTCGGTGCGCGCGGCTCCGCCCACCGGCTCGCCCAGCGCCACCGGCTCCGGCGGCGGTGCCAGCGACTCCAGCAGCGCGGCCAGCCGGAAGGCGGCCTCCGCGCTGCCGCCGCCGGCCGCGCAGCGCAGGTGCCGCTCCGCCGCCCGCTCCTCGCCGTCGCGGACCAGCGCGATGCCGACCTGGAGCGCCGCGTCGGTGTGTCCCGCCGAGGCCGCCCGCTCGTACCACTTCAGGGCCGTGCGGTCCTCGTCCCGGCTGGCGAACAGGATGCCGAGGTTGAAGGCGGCGTCCACGCTCCCCGCCTCCGCGGCCTTCGAGAACCACGGCTCGGCGCCCTCCGCGTCACCGCCCTGCAGCAGCAGGATGGCCAGCGCGTTGGCCGCCTCCCGGTGTCCCGCGTACGCCGCGCGCCGGTACCACTGCTCGGCCGGTCCGGTCCGCTCCTGGGCGGCGCAGAGCAGCGCGAGGTTGTACGCCCCGTTCTGGTCACCCGCGTCCATCGCGGCCCGGTACCACTTCTCCGCCGTCTGGGTCTCGCCGCGCGCGGCGTGCAGGGCGCCGAGCGCGTTCGCCGCGTTGCCGTCGCCGTCCTGC
Protein-coding sequences here:
- a CDS encoding tetratricopeptide repeat protein, which translates into the protein MGFMGDRSTLLETGRFVRADSESDAEADGAAQAVDVRTAMTTRAVRTTAAAPTTPDVSVVSDVSVDALFDDAVFGLTDAAGDAALEARHRVAADKGDPGAMSVLGALLLRRGDLAGAEPYLRGATGAGDRAAANNLGVLLHQRGYPEEAAGWWRVAAVAGSAPAAHALGRHYRERGDEPAAEYWMRQAAESGHALGAYGLADLLEHRGDKGVERWFRAAAEQGHREAAYRLARHLRKGDPAEAEQWYRQAAARGHRRAGLHLGALLEARGELKEAGRWYLTSAKQGEARAACALGFLLRDAGDEENAATWWLRAAQDGDGNAANALGALHAARGETQTAEKWYRAAMDAGDQNGAYNLALLCAAQERTGPAEQWYRRAAYAGHREAANALAILLLQGGDAEGAEPWFSKAAEAGSVDAAFNLGILFASRDEDRTALKWYERAASAGHTDAALQVGIALVRDGEERAAERHLRCAAGGGSAEAAFRLAALLESLAPPPEPVALGEPVGGAARTESEEWYERAAELGHRRAQVRVGMLAAARGELGAAARWYREAAEAGSRNGAFNLGLLLAREGNEPEAALWWTRAAVAGHGRAALRLGLLAARQGDLTEGQKWCVRAMELGPAEVSERAARLREALAEELSA